The following coding sequences are from one Ramlibacter henchirensis window:
- a CDS encoding glycosyltransferase: MSLSVLSVGYPFASVGADAVGGAEQVLAQLDAALTAAGHRSLVIAPEGSEVQGTLVGSTPVRGPVTQARRTAAWAEHRRLIDAVLDRDCVDVVHLHGIDFAEYLPASERARLLATLHLPPSWYPARVFEDGRRDLTLQCVSQRQRLSCPAGAGMGPVIENGVSVESLASRARKRHYAMALGRICPEKNLHTALDAGRLARVPVLIGGQVYPYESHERYFRDAVLPRLDRRCRFLGPLGFRRKRRLLTAARCLLLPTLAPETSSLVAMEAMACGTPVVAYPSGALPDIVEHGVTGWLVRSAQEMADAIAACEELDPQACRAAARERFSLQRMVEGYFSAYRQLARGVQLAR; encoded by the coding sequence GTGAGCCTGAGCGTGCTGAGCGTCGGCTATCCGTTCGCCTCGGTGGGCGCGGACGCGGTGGGGGGCGCCGAGCAAGTGCTGGCGCAGCTGGACGCGGCCCTCACGGCCGCCGGGCATCGGTCGCTGGTGATCGCGCCCGAGGGGTCCGAAGTGCAGGGCACGCTGGTCGGCTCGACGCCGGTGCGGGGACCGGTGACGCAGGCGCGGCGCACCGCCGCCTGGGCCGAGCACCGCCGGCTGATCGATGCCGTGCTCGACCGCGATTGCGTGGACGTCGTGCACCTGCATGGCATCGACTTCGCCGAATACCTGCCGGCCAGCGAACGCGCGCGGCTGCTGGCGACGCTGCATCTGCCGCCATCGTGGTACCCGGCGCGCGTGTTCGAAGACGGGCGGCGCGATCTCACGCTGCAGTGCGTCTCGCAGCGGCAGCGCCTGTCCTGTCCGGCCGGCGCGGGGATGGGACCCGTGATCGAGAACGGGGTCTCGGTCGAGTCGCTCGCGTCGCGCGCACGCAAGCGGCATTACGCGATGGCGCTGGGCCGCATCTGCCCGGAGAAGAACCTGCACACGGCGCTGGATGCGGGGCGGCTCGCGCGCGTGCCGGTGCTGATCGGCGGCCAGGTCTATCCCTACGAATCGCATGAGCGCTACTTCCGTGACGCGGTGCTGCCGAGGCTCGACCGGCGCTGCCGCTTCCTCGGTCCGCTGGGGTTCCGGCGCAAGCGGCGCCTGCTCACCGCGGCGCGCTGTCTCCTGCTGCCGACGCTGGCGCCCGAAACCAGCTCGCTGGTCGCGATGGAGGCGATGGCCTGTGGCACGCCCGTGGTGGCTTATCCGAGCGGCGCGCTGCCCGACATCGTCGAGCACGGCGTCACCGGATGGCTGGTGCGCAGCGCACAGGAGATGGCCGACGCGATCGCGGCGTGCGAAGAGCTGGACCCGC
- a CDS encoding TIGR04290 family methyltransferase: protein MWGIIPAAGLATRIQPLGFSKELLPVGSNIVGDIERPRAVSEFLVERMLKAGATRICFVVAPGKSDIVQYYGTNMRDADLCYVVQPKAGGLCDAIFRACSLVRADEPVLVGLPDTIWFPEDGFNALPDDVLSFLLFPVDRPQVFDAVVTDEAGNVQEIQVKHPDAKTNWIWGAFRMPGRVLHELEALWRERGRRDEYIGTLVNAYIQKGGRAVGVRAGESYVDTGTVHGYREALDLLGRRKRAATVTPTGTRPSTVCGNAGESVVKRPGDAPSRVGGKLFSRAEIERRVQELGDWFQNIDLLGVPTAPAHFLGDYPTLKWKRFAHVLPEDMHGMSVLEIGCNAGFYSLEMKRRGAERVVGIDFDDYYLDQARFAAEVLGQDIEYRKLSVYDVGQLGERFDLVLFMGLVYHLRHPLLALDLIHEHAARDLLLYQSLQRGSADMEAVAQDHDFWETEVFERPSWPRLHFVEHRYSHDETNWWIPNAACSAAMLRSAGFDIVAHPEEEVFLCKRAEPRQLPDGPRAVYPARGTPPIAGS from the coding sequence ATGTGGGGAATCATTCCGGCCGCGGGCCTGGCCACCCGCATCCAGCCCCTGGGCTTTTCGAAGGAACTGCTGCCGGTGGGCAGCAACATCGTCGGCGATATCGAGCGGCCGCGCGCCGTGAGCGAGTTCCTCGTCGAGCGCATGCTCAAGGCGGGCGCGACGCGCATCTGCTTCGTCGTCGCGCCCGGCAAGTCGGACATCGTGCAGTACTACGGCACGAACATGCGGGACGCGGACCTGTGCTACGTGGTGCAGCCCAAGGCCGGCGGTTTGTGCGACGCGATCTTCCGCGCCTGCTCGCTGGTGCGGGCCGACGAGCCGGTACTGGTGGGCCTGCCCGACACGATCTGGTTCCCCGAGGACGGCTTCAACGCGCTGCCCGACGACGTGCTGTCCTTCCTGCTGTTCCCGGTGGACCGGCCGCAGGTGTTCGATGCCGTCGTCACCGATGAAGCGGGCAACGTGCAGGAGATCCAGGTCAAGCATCCGGACGCCAAGACCAACTGGATCTGGGGCGCCTTCCGCATGCCGGGCCGCGTGCTGCACGAGCTGGAGGCGCTGTGGCGAGAGCGCGGCCGCCGGGACGAATACATCGGCACGCTGGTCAACGCCTACATCCAGAAGGGCGGGCGCGCGGTCGGCGTGCGCGCGGGCGAGTCCTACGTCGACACCGGCACGGTGCACGGCTACCGCGAGGCGCTGGACCTGCTGGGCCGCCGCAAGCGCGCGGCCACCGTGACGCCGACCGGTACGCGGCCTTCCACGGTCTGCGGCAACGCGGGCGAGTCCGTGGTCAAGCGGCCGGGCGACGCGCCCTCCCGCGTGGGCGGCAAGCTGTTCAGCCGCGCCGAGATCGAGCGCCGCGTGCAGGAGCTGGGCGACTGGTTCCAGAACATCGACCTGCTGGGCGTGCCCACCGCGCCCGCGCATTTCCTGGGCGACTACCCCACGCTCAAGTGGAAGCGCTTCGCGCACGTCCTGCCCGAGGACATGCATGGCATGTCGGTGCTGGAGATCGGCTGCAATGCGGGCTTCTATTCGCTGGAGATGAAGCGCCGGGGCGCCGAGCGCGTCGTGGGCATCGACTTCGACGACTACTACCTGGACCAGGCCCGCTTCGCCGCCGAGGTGCTGGGCCAGGACATCGAATACCGCAAGCTGTCGGTGTACGACGTGGGACAGCTCGGCGAGCGCTTCGACCTCGTCCTGTTCATGGGCCTGGTCTACCACCTGCGGCATCCGCTGCTGGCGCTGGACCTGATCCACGAGCACGCGGCGCGCGACCTCTTGCTGTACCAGTCGCTGCAGCGCGGCAGCGCCGACATGGAGGCGGTTGCGCAGGACCACGACTTCTGGGAGACCGAGGTGTTCGAGCGGCCCTCCTGGCCTCGGCTGCACTTCGTCGAGCACCGCTACTCGCACGACGAGACGAATTGGTGGATCCCGAACGCGGCCTGCAGCGCGGCCATGCTGCGCAGCGCCGGCTTCGACATCGTGGCGCATCCGGAGGAAGAGGTCTTCCTCTGCAAGCGCGCCGAACCGCGGCAGCTGCCGGATGGGCCGCGGGCTGTCTATCCCGCGCGAGGAACACCGCCGATCGCGGGCAGCTGA
- a CDS encoding PIG-L deacetylase family protein: protein MQWLDALCAGGVPALPATPVLVVVAHPDDETVGAGSRLPRLRHATFIYVTDGAPLDGRDAAHHRLTVDAYRELRLRERAAALSRCGIAESQIIDIGCPDQQAARRLPQLAIEIARWLKRRRPDVLLTHPYEGGHPDHDATAFAVHAAAALLRRQGEPVPAVVEMTSYHRGPSGLQTCVFLPDAVADREQAAVVLDPQQRAFKRSLLDCYATQRDTLDQFALDVERFRPAPAYDFRAEPHPGPLFYEQHAWGLSGAQFRELAAQAMTQLGLEGEL from the coding sequence ATGCAGTGGCTCGACGCGCTGTGCGCCGGCGGCGTCCCGGCGCTGCCGGCCACGCCCGTACTGGTCGTCGTGGCCCATCCGGATGACGAGACGGTCGGCGCCGGATCGCGCCTGCCGCGCCTTCGCCACGCGACGTTCATCTATGTCACGGACGGTGCGCCGCTGGATGGGCGGGATGCCGCACACCACCGTCTCACGGTCGACGCGTACCGCGAGCTGCGACTTCGCGAACGTGCGGCCGCGCTGTCCCGGTGCGGCATAGCCGAGTCGCAGATCATCGACATCGGCTGCCCGGACCAGCAGGCGGCACGCCGCTTGCCGCAGTTGGCCATCGAAATCGCCCGGTGGCTGAAGCGCCGCCGTCCAGATGTATTGCTCACGCACCCGTACGAAGGCGGGCACCCGGACCACGACGCCACTGCGTTCGCGGTCCACGCGGCGGCGGCGCTGCTGCGCCGGCAGGGCGAGCCGGTGCCGGCCGTGGTGGAGATGACGTCCTATCACCGCGGCCCTTCGGGGCTGCAGACCTGCGTGTTCCTGCCGGATGCCGTGGCGGATCGCGAGCAGGCGGCGGTGGTGCTCGATCCGCAGCAGCGCGCGTTCAAGCGCTCGCTGCTGGACTGCTACGCGACGCAGCGCGATACGCTGGACCAGTTTGCGCTCGACGTGGAGCGATTCCGTCCCGCGCCGGCCTACGACTTCCGCGCCGAGCCGCACCCCGGTCCGCTGTTCTACGAGCAGCATGCGTGGGGCCTGTCCGGAGCGCAGTTCCGGGAACTCGCCGCACAGGCAATGACGCAACTCGGGCTGGAGGGCGAGCTGTGA